Proteins found in one Crassostrea angulata isolate pt1a10 chromosome 3, ASM2561291v2, whole genome shotgun sequence genomic segment:
- the LOC128176508 gene encoding uncharacterized protein LOC128176508 isoform X2 yields the protein MEDSVKESKLFWNQQAAIESQKHIEFRYQYGEGPCNVFILDTSSSLGEHGFMQMKEAFLSIIDEYAKHPEMDENVAVIACGRETKFTRYFSNHYEDIKHCLDDLHFGGSSPLTAAFLLSKGCFVNGASHTRRVGDLYIHPRLILISDGRPTDFTSFSSSNDHSALESDETVLEFICNQSRGGKIVHSYEARQFAKLSQNMKIASRLSYTMMNDGNDRERVMTSLVCTFPDEEFTEMDQDDIFEVCLKKSLYRPVDRIEAEGGEDLNRFEERNPQMPPLGARVKRGRDWVWDDQDSLGPGTVIGHCKNMGWLTVEWDTGSRNIYRYGTTCLESDVYDVQVCNEPRILRNEPISTGCQVHRGPDWELKNQDGGTGSIGSVVTVVENGDILVRWQNGFLGQYRFGRNGKFDLRICDPFSPEAVRHRWELMRTPPAMNYTSGAQASPNEDFEKALDSSETSNNKTSPITTTNPILHVTKGKYFRNHSLSSDIETDGPSFSCALGQWFWKDGTGKWNPYCRETNTKINKCYKRDPKSTAIVTVQNQTYRVVMAKNIQIHVVTREKSEVKLVKK from the exons ATGGAAGATTCTGTCAAAGAATCCAAGTTGTTTTGGAACCAGCAAGCAGCCATTGAGTCTCAAAAAC ACATTGAGTTTCGCTATCAATATGGGGAGGGTCCATGCAATGTGTTTATATTAGACACGTCTTCCAGTCTTGGGGAACACGGTTTCATGCAGATGAAGGAAGCGTTTTTGTCCATTATTGATG AATATGCAAAGCACCCGGAAATGGACGAGAACGTAGCCGTCATTGCGTGTGGACGAGAAACCAAGTTTACAcgttatttttcaaaccatTATGAAGATATCAAACATTGTTTag ATGATCTTCACTTTGGAGGATCGTCCCCACTAACTGCTGCATTTTTATTGTCCAAAGGATGTTTCGTGAATGGTGCAA GCCACACACGCAGGGTTGGAGATTTATACATTCATCCAAGGTTAATTCTCATATCGGATGGTAGACCAACAGATTTTACCTCTTTTTCTTCCTCGAATGACCATTCAGCATTGGAATCTGACGAA ACGGTGTTAGAATTTATCTGCAACCAGTCACGCGGAGGGAAAATAGTTCATTCTTATGAAGCCAGGCAGTTTGCCAAATTATCTCAAAACATG aaaatagcGTCTAGGCTGTCATATACAATGATGAATGACGGGAACGATAGAGAGCGTGTTATGACGTCACTGGTGTGTACATTTCCTGATGAAGAATTTACAGAAATGGATCAA GATGATATATTTGAAGTATGCTTGAAAAAATCCTTATATCGACCCGTCGATCGTATAGAAGCGGAGGGTGGGGAGGACTTGAATAGGTTTGAAGAAAGAAACCCCCAGATGCCTCCTTTAGGTGCAAGGGTCAAACGTGGGCGGGACTGGGTTTGGGATGACCAGGATAGTCTCGGACCTGGAACAGTTATAGGGCATTGCAAaaaca TGGGCTGGTTGACGGTGGAGTGGGATACTGGCTCCCGAAATATTTACCGCTATGGAACAACATGTTTGGAGAGTGATGTGTATGATGTTCAGGTATGCAATGAACCTCGAATTTTGAGGAACGAACCTATATCAACAGGCTGCCAAGTCCACAGAG GCCCAGACTGGGAATTGAAAAATCAAGATGGTGGTACCGGAAGTATTGGATCTGTTGTGACAGTAGTAGAAAATGGAGATATTCTG GTACGATGGCAGAATGGTTTTTTGGGTCAGTATAGATTTGGTAGAAATGGAAAATTTGACCTTAGGATTTG CGATCCCTTTTCACCGGAAGCGGTTAGACACCGATGGGAACTGATGAGGACGCCGCCTGCGATGAACTATACATCCGGAGCTCAGGCAAGCCCCAATGAAG ATTTTGAAAAGGCATTGGATTCATCAGAAACATCAAATAATAAGACTTCTCCGATAACAACGACGAATCCGATCTTGCATGTAACTAAAGGAAAGTACTTCCGAAACCACTCATTGTCATCCGATATTGAAACAGACGGTCCCAGTTTTTCATGTGCCCTTGGACAATGGTTTTGGAAAGATGGCACAGGAAAATGGAACCCATATTGTAGAGAAACAAACAccaaaattaacaaatgttatAAACGTGATCCCAAGTCAACTGCGATTGTCACGGTCCAAAACCAAAC ttaCAGAGTTGTAATGGCCAAAAACATACAGATACACGTGGTAACTAGAGAGAAGTCTGAGGTAAAAttagtgaaaaaatga
- the LOC128176508 gene encoding uncharacterized protein LOC128176508 isoform X3: protein MEDSVKESKLFWNQQAAIESQKQYAKHPEMDENVAVIACGRETKFTRYFSNHYEDIKHCLDDLHFGGSSPLTAAFLLSKGCFVNGASHTRRVGDLYIHPRLILISDGRPTDFTSFSSSNDHSALESDENKDYLLQCTRDLGKLQPIFCIPVGRNPDWTVLEFICNQSRGGKIVHSYEARQFAKLSQNMKIASRLSYTMMNDGNDRERVMTSLVCTFPDEEFTEMDQDDIFEVCLKKSLYRPVDRIEAEGGEDLNRFEERNPQMPPLGARVKRGRDWVWDDQDSLGPGTVIGHCKNMGWLTVEWDTGSRNIYRYGTTCLESDVYDVQVCNEPRILRNEPISTGCQVHRGPDWELKNQDGGTGSIGSVVTVVENGDILVRWQNGFLGQYRFGRNGKFDLRICDPFSPEAVRHRWELMRTPPAMNYTSGAQASPNEDFEKALDSSETSNNKTSPITTTNPILHVTKGKYFRNHSLSSDIETDGPSFSCALGQWFWKDGTGKWNPYCRETNTKINKCYKRDPKSTAIVTVQNQTYRVVMAKNIQIHVVTREKSEVKLVKK from the exons ATGGAAGATTCTGTCAAAGAATCCAAGTTGTTTTGGAACCAGCAAGCAGCCATTGAGTCTCAAAAAC AATATGCAAAGCACCCGGAAATGGACGAGAACGTAGCCGTCATTGCGTGTGGACGAGAAACCAAGTTTACAcgttatttttcaaaccatTATGAAGATATCAAACATTGTTTag ATGATCTTCACTTTGGAGGATCGTCCCCACTAACTGCTGCATTTTTATTGTCCAAAGGATGTTTCGTGAATGGTGCAA GCCACACACGCAGGGTTGGAGATTTATACATTCATCCAAGGTTAATTCTCATATCGGATGGTAGACCAACAGATTTTACCTCTTTTTCTTCCTCGAATGACCATTCAGCATTGGAATCTGACGAA AATAAGGATTATTTACTACAGTGTACCAGAGATTTGGGAAAACTTCAGCCTATATTTTGTATTCCAGTCGGTAGAAATCCTGATTGG ACGGTGTTAGAATTTATCTGCAACCAGTCACGCGGAGGGAAAATAGTTCATTCTTATGAAGCCAGGCAGTTTGCCAAATTATCTCAAAACATG aaaatagcGTCTAGGCTGTCATATACAATGATGAATGACGGGAACGATAGAGAGCGTGTTATGACGTCACTGGTGTGTACATTTCCTGATGAAGAATTTACAGAAATGGATCAA GATGATATATTTGAAGTATGCTTGAAAAAATCCTTATATCGACCCGTCGATCGTATAGAAGCGGAGGGTGGGGAGGACTTGAATAGGTTTGAAGAAAGAAACCCCCAGATGCCTCCTTTAGGTGCAAGGGTCAAACGTGGGCGGGACTGGGTTTGGGATGACCAGGATAGTCTCGGACCTGGAACAGTTATAGGGCATTGCAAaaaca TGGGCTGGTTGACGGTGGAGTGGGATACTGGCTCCCGAAATATTTACCGCTATGGAACAACATGTTTGGAGAGTGATGTGTATGATGTTCAGGTATGCAATGAACCTCGAATTTTGAGGAACGAACCTATATCAACAGGCTGCCAAGTCCACAGAG GCCCAGACTGGGAATTGAAAAATCAAGATGGTGGTACCGGAAGTATTGGATCTGTTGTGACAGTAGTAGAAAATGGAGATATTCTG GTACGATGGCAGAATGGTTTTTTGGGTCAGTATAGATTTGGTAGAAATGGAAAATTTGACCTTAGGATTTG CGATCCCTTTTCACCGGAAGCGGTTAGACACCGATGGGAACTGATGAGGACGCCGCCTGCGATGAACTATACATCCGGAGCTCAGGCAAGCCCCAATGAAG ATTTTGAAAAGGCATTGGATTCATCAGAAACATCAAATAATAAGACTTCTCCGATAACAACGACGAATCCGATCTTGCATGTAACTAAAGGAAAGTACTTCCGAAACCACTCATTGTCATCCGATATTGAAACAGACGGTCCCAGTTTTTCATGTGCCCTTGGACAATGGTTTTGGAAAGATGGCACAGGAAAATGGAACCCATATTGTAGAGAAACAAACAccaaaattaacaaatgttatAAACGTGATCCCAAGTCAACTGCGATTGTCACGGTCCAAAACCAAAC ttaCAGAGTTGTAATGGCCAAAAACATACAGATACACGTGGTAACTAGAGAGAAGTCTGAGGTAAAAttagtgaaaaaatga
- the LOC128176508 gene encoding uncharacterized protein LOC128176508 isoform X1: MEDSVKESKLFWNQQAAIESQKHIEFRYQYGEGPCNVFILDTSSSLGEHGFMQMKEAFLSIIDEYAKHPEMDENVAVIACGRETKFTRYFSNHYEDIKHCLDDLHFGGSSPLTAAFLLSKGCFVNGASHTRRVGDLYIHPRLILISDGRPTDFTSFSSSNDHSALESDENKDYLLQCTRDLGKLQPIFCIPVGRNPDWTVLEFICNQSRGGKIVHSYEARQFAKLSQNMKIASRLSYTMMNDGNDRERVMTSLVCTFPDEEFTEMDQDDIFEVCLKKSLYRPVDRIEAEGGEDLNRFEERNPQMPPLGARVKRGRDWVWDDQDSLGPGTVIGHCKNMGWLTVEWDTGSRNIYRYGTTCLESDVYDVQVCNEPRILRNEPISTGCQVHRGPDWELKNQDGGTGSIGSVVTVVENGDILVRWQNGFLGQYRFGRNGKFDLRICDPFSPEAVRHRWELMRTPPAMNYTSGAQASPNEDFEKALDSSETSNNKTSPITTTNPILHVTKGKYFRNHSLSSDIETDGPSFSCALGQWFWKDGTGKWNPYCRETNTKINKCYKRDPKSTAIVTVQNQTYRVVMAKNIQIHVVTREKSEVKLVKK; encoded by the exons ATGGAAGATTCTGTCAAAGAATCCAAGTTGTTTTGGAACCAGCAAGCAGCCATTGAGTCTCAAAAAC ACATTGAGTTTCGCTATCAATATGGGGAGGGTCCATGCAATGTGTTTATATTAGACACGTCTTCCAGTCTTGGGGAACACGGTTTCATGCAGATGAAGGAAGCGTTTTTGTCCATTATTGATG AATATGCAAAGCACCCGGAAATGGACGAGAACGTAGCCGTCATTGCGTGTGGACGAGAAACCAAGTTTACAcgttatttttcaaaccatTATGAAGATATCAAACATTGTTTag ATGATCTTCACTTTGGAGGATCGTCCCCACTAACTGCTGCATTTTTATTGTCCAAAGGATGTTTCGTGAATGGTGCAA GCCACACACGCAGGGTTGGAGATTTATACATTCATCCAAGGTTAATTCTCATATCGGATGGTAGACCAACAGATTTTACCTCTTTTTCTTCCTCGAATGACCATTCAGCATTGGAATCTGACGAA AATAAGGATTATTTACTACAGTGTACCAGAGATTTGGGAAAACTTCAGCCTATATTTTGTATTCCAGTCGGTAGAAATCCTGATTGG ACGGTGTTAGAATTTATCTGCAACCAGTCACGCGGAGGGAAAATAGTTCATTCTTATGAAGCCAGGCAGTTTGCCAAATTATCTCAAAACATG aaaatagcGTCTAGGCTGTCATATACAATGATGAATGACGGGAACGATAGAGAGCGTGTTATGACGTCACTGGTGTGTACATTTCCTGATGAAGAATTTACAGAAATGGATCAA GATGATATATTTGAAGTATGCTTGAAAAAATCCTTATATCGACCCGTCGATCGTATAGAAGCGGAGGGTGGGGAGGACTTGAATAGGTTTGAAGAAAGAAACCCCCAGATGCCTCCTTTAGGTGCAAGGGTCAAACGTGGGCGGGACTGGGTTTGGGATGACCAGGATAGTCTCGGACCTGGAACAGTTATAGGGCATTGCAAaaaca TGGGCTGGTTGACGGTGGAGTGGGATACTGGCTCCCGAAATATTTACCGCTATGGAACAACATGTTTGGAGAGTGATGTGTATGATGTTCAGGTATGCAATGAACCTCGAATTTTGAGGAACGAACCTATATCAACAGGCTGCCAAGTCCACAGAG GCCCAGACTGGGAATTGAAAAATCAAGATGGTGGTACCGGAAGTATTGGATCTGTTGTGACAGTAGTAGAAAATGGAGATATTCTG GTACGATGGCAGAATGGTTTTTTGGGTCAGTATAGATTTGGTAGAAATGGAAAATTTGACCTTAGGATTTG CGATCCCTTTTCACCGGAAGCGGTTAGACACCGATGGGAACTGATGAGGACGCCGCCTGCGATGAACTATACATCCGGAGCTCAGGCAAGCCCCAATGAAG ATTTTGAAAAGGCATTGGATTCATCAGAAACATCAAATAATAAGACTTCTCCGATAACAACGACGAATCCGATCTTGCATGTAACTAAAGGAAAGTACTTCCGAAACCACTCATTGTCATCCGATATTGAAACAGACGGTCCCAGTTTTTCATGTGCCCTTGGACAATGGTTTTGGAAAGATGGCACAGGAAAATGGAACCCATATTGTAGAGAAACAAACAccaaaattaacaaatgttatAAACGTGATCCCAAGTCAACTGCGATTGTCACGGTCCAAAACCAAAC ttaCAGAGTTGTAATGGCCAAAAACATACAGATACACGTGGTAACTAGAGAGAAGTCTGAGGTAAAAttagtgaaaaaatga